Proteins encoded in a region of the Enoplosus armatus isolate fEnoArm2 chromosome 16, fEnoArm2.hap1, whole genome shotgun sequence genome:
- the pogza gene encoding pogo transposable element with ZNF domain, whose amino-acid sequence MVNGWLVSLLPGGGGAQLKLRAHPGGSASGFTTVQIPITLTGTQNVNTTPSATAPSPAPADAAAPGLEADPTPIITGVVSGEAAQRVLSDHSVNFKSSPPLTGLKTPPRASPLTLSSLQATPPAPHRTKPPPSSSRPAAPHKLLRKGQLGPVSPPDCLICMSQYKLIMELRGFVCLCSPAITQSLKNLKKKTTKQRRRSRNKIKTSKTFRDPQSSSKVSKTRPGLSASKGISPLWRTHRLSDDFLSDQIISPSPPSTTCSPQHYQSEPPLDPPHGKLVILVEDFYYGFTSGRSSVEPKVIGSKFTGPHRCIHCPKTLRNNIKLMSHMQQHVSTMSQQDRDVDSLSSCPHCFRHFTSPFKLQCHLEAVHSQYESTAKCKICELEFGSEPAFLWHMKSTHKPGEMPYVCQVCDFRSSFYSDVWSHFQQVHADTKHLLCQYCLRVLRSNTCYQQHFARHQKKNVFGCDKCRLHFLYVKERIEHKLLHHRTHIRPPQLTGLKPGTKVTVRTYSVVEASKIEDQLKRTAPCRVVDVVLPPPKQEASKRKPVESLGPLLSNLSQESEAAGVSRPSPRCVECLSLFRDFRSHFPSLVHCSLCRFITCCSTSYANHMINNHATCRKKPQYNSIFQSDSRLSQRLRCVSCIFSTCRGDVMANHLTERPEHHCIMLTHTEPSVNSTETQNAQPTLSCSSVTSSIGQGGGAFIPIHLLPSGQTSTQLSVKPLTSPSPLSSPPAMTIKFLGPRPQPEQCPVSPLSASQLSVVLFSLCHGLPRASQRYQTSPLTIRSWIRQQERQPSDRKWCRRTEKVAEWVLSQREQQLSVSEDVLLQTARRALGEDSQLMDWYSWTVDFMLSLQTTTTDSSPQHRGRLPKNIRDNSHTFIHSLSSQIHSKRVPPHCVASMDEFSIFIDSDGFSNQNPSSFQLFGLSEDKPAFDVVLSALSDGTFLPPLLFFRGTPSHVPEGFPDNVLLEARQEGFTDQERLHIWFNKVWCPREASQCISDSVLMVDVHRGHLTDEFRDSLTSVSTDVVFIPSGCCCRLQPLDVCVTPVLRDFLQARWTQLVSQGGLDGLGLDQLALTLACWLSEVSSTLNSETHILHRSFAVACNLQEVEDRGEALRMIRALTEVLVQPLETSKSPPYPEPEPQLELLLVMEEEEDREVKQERDEELLLKSPSALRLLFDGDSDQDSFHGFHGD is encoded by the exons ATGGTGAACGGTTGGCTCGTCTCCCTCCTGCCTGGAG GTGGCGGTGCACAGCTGAAGCTGCGCGCTCATCCTGGAGGTTCAGCCAGTGGTTTCACCACAGTCCAGATCCCCATCACTCTGACTGGGACTCAGAACGTCAACACCACCCCCTCAGCCACTGCTCCATCCCCCGCtcctgctgatgctgctgctcctggACTTGAGGCTGACCCCACCCCTATCATCACAG GTGTGGTCTCAGGTGAAGCAGCTCAGAGGGTTTTGAGTGACCACAGTGTGAACTTCAAATCCAGCCCCCCTCTGACAGGGCTGAAGACCCCACCCAGAGCCTCCCCCCTGACCCTCTCCTCACTGCAGGCTACACCCCCAGCACCACACCGGACCAAGCCCCCTCCCAGCAGCAGTAGACCTGCAGCTCCTCACAAACTGCTGCGCAAAG GTCAGCTGGGACCCGTCTCTCCTCCTGACTGTCTCATCTGTATGTCTCAGTACAAACTCATCATGGAGCTCAGAGGGTTCGTGTGT ctgtgTAGCCCTGCGATCACTCAGAGTCTGAagaacctgaagaagaagaccaCCAAACAACGCAGGAGGAGCAGAAACAAGATCAAGACGTCCAAAACCTTCAGAGACCCTCAGAGCTCCAGTAAAGTGTCCAAGACTCGACCAGGACTCTCTGCT TCTAAAGGCATTTCTCCGCTCTGGAGGACCCACAGACTGTCTGATGACTTCCTGTCAGACCAGATCATCAGCCCCagccccccctccaccacctgcAGCCCCCAGCACTACCAGTCTGAACCTCCACTTGACCCTCCTCATGGTAAACTGGTGATACTGGTGGAGGACTTCTATTATGGCTTCACCTCCGGACGAAGCTCCGTAGAACCCAAAGTGATAGGTAGTAAATTCACCGGACCGCACCGTTGCATCCACTGTCCCAAGACGCTCCGCAACAACATCaa gttgATGAGTCACATGCAGCAACATGTGTCGACGATGTCTCAGCAGGACAGAGACGTGGACTCTCTGTCTTCATGTCCTCACTGTTTCCGTCACTTCACCTCTCCGTTCAAACTGCAGTGCCACCTGGAGGCCGTTCACAGTCAGTACGAGTCCACAg CCAAGTGTAAGATCTGTGAGCTGGAGTTTGGCAGTGAACCGGCCTTCCTCTGGCACATGAAGAGCACTCACAAGCCAGGAGAGATGCCCTACGTCTGCCAG gtgtGTGACTTCAGGTCGTCGTTCTACTCAGACGTCTGGTCTCACTTTCAGCAGGTTCACGCTGATACCAAACACCTGCTGTGTCAGTACTGTCTGAGAGTGCTGCGCAGCAACACCTGCTACCAGCAGCACTTCGCCCGACACCAG aagaagaatgtgtttgGCTGTGATAAGTGTCGTCTCCACTTCCTGTACGTTAAAGAACGTATTGAACACAAACTGCTGCACCACAGGACCCACATCAGACCTCCACAACTCACCGGACTGAAACCTGGAACCAAG gtgACTGTGAGGACTTACTCTGTGGTCGAAGCATCTAAGATTGAAGACCAGCTAAAGAGAACGGCTCCATGCAGG GTGGTAGATGTTGTCCTGCCCCCGCCCAAACAGGAAGCTTCTAAGAGGAAACCAGTGGAGAGTCTGGGACCACTGCTGTCCAACCTGAGCCAGGAGAG tgaggCAGCCGGTGTCTCTCGTCCCTCTCCGCGCTGCGTAGAGTGTCTGTCTTTATTTCGGGACTTCAGGTCTCACTTCCCGTCTCTGGTTCACTGCTCGCTCTGCAGGTTCATCACTTGCTGCTCCACGTCCTACGCCAACCACATGATCAA taaCCATGCGACCTGCAGGAAGAAGCCTCAGTACAACAGCATCTTTCAGTCAGACTCCAG gttgtcACAGAGGTTGAGGTGTGTGTCGTGTATATTTTCCACCTGCAGAGGAGATGTGATGGCCAATCACCTGACAGAGAGACCGGAACATCACTGCATCATGTTAACACACAccg AGCCGAGTGTTAacagcactgaaacacagaacGCACAACCAACTCTCAGCTGTTCCag TGTTACATCATCCATTGGTCAAGGGGGCGGAGCCTTCATCCccatccacctcctcccctccggTCAGACTTCCacccagctgtcagtcaaacccctcacctccccctcccccctctcctctcccccagcCATGACCATCAAGTTCCTGGGGCCCCGCCCACAGCCTGAGCAG tgtccGGTCTCTCCTCTGTCGGCCTCCCAGCTCTCGGTggtcctcttctctctgtgtcacgGCCTCCCTCGGGCCTCTCAGCGTTACCAGACGTCTCCTCTGACCATCCGGTCGTGGATCCGGCAGCAGGAGCGTCAGccgtcagacaggaagtggtgcCGGAGGACGGAGAAGGTGGCGGAGTGGGTGTTGAgtcagagagagcagcagctgagtgtGAGCGAAGACGTCCTGCTGCAGACGGCGAGGAGAGCTCTGGGAGAGGACAGCCAGCTGATGGACTGGTACAGCTGGACTGTAGACTTCATGCTGAGTCTGCAGACCACAACCACCGACAGCAGCCCGCAGCACCGAGGAAGACTGCCAAAGAACATCAGAGACAACAgccacacattcatacactcGCTGTCCTCACAG ATCCACAGTAAACGTGTTCCTCCTCACTGTGTGGCCTCCATGGACGAGTTCTCCATCTTCATCGATTCAGACGGCTTCTCAAATCAGAACCCTTCATCCTTCCAGCTGTTTGGCTTGTCTGAAGACAAACCTGCGTTTGATGtcgtcctctctgctctgtctgacgGGACGTTCCTGCCCCCCCTGCTGTTCTTCAGAGGAACCCCATCACATGTTCCTGAAGGGTTCCCAGACAACGTTCTGCTGGAGGCTCGACAGGAAGGATTCACAGACCAGGAACGCCTCCACATCTGGTTCAACAAG GTGTGGTGCCCCCGTGAGGCCTCTCAGTGTATCAGTGATTCTGTGTTGATGGTGGACGTCCATCGTGGTCACCTGACAGACGAGTTCAGGGACAGTTTGACCTCTGTATCCACAGACGTCGTCTTCATCCCGTCAGGATGCTGCTGTCGCCTGCAGCCGCTGGACGTCTGCGTGACGCCGGTGCTCAGAGACTTCCTGCAG GCTCGGTGGACTCAGCTGGTGTCTCAGGGGGGTCTAGATGGTCTGGGTCTGGATCAGCTGGCTCTGACTCTGGCCTGTTGGCTCAGTGAAGTTTCCTCCACCCTGAACTCAGAGACGCACATTCTGCACAG GTCGTTTGCCGTGGCGTGTAacctgcaggaggtggaggatcGAGGAGAGGCGCTGAGGATGATCCGAGCTCTGACCGAGGTTCTGGTCCAGCCTCTGGAGACCTCAAAATCTCCACCCTATCCAGAACCAGAACcacagctggagctgctgctggtgatggaggaggaggaggacagggaggtgAAGCAGGAGCGTGACGAGGAGTTGCTGTTAAAAAGCCCCTCAGCTCTGCGTCTGTTGTTTGATGGCGACAGTGATCAGGACTCGTTTCACGGTTTCCATGGCGACTGA
- the vps45 gene encoding vacuolar protein sorting-associated protein 45 — translation MNVTLAVKQYISKMIENSGPGMKVLLMDRETTSIVSVVYTQSEILQREVYLFERIDSQNRDNMKHLKAICFLRPTKENVEHLIQELRRPKYSVYFIYFSNVISKSEIKALAEADEQEVVAEVQEFYGDFIAVNPHVFSLNLQGVARGRSWESSMLSRCTQGLTSVLLALKKCPMIRYQLSSDMSKRLGESVKQIITKEYELFDFRKTEVPPLLLILDRSDDAITPLLNQWTYQAMVHELLGLNNNRIDLSRVPGISKDLREVVLSAENDEFYANNLYLNFGEIGTNIKNLMEDFQKKRPKGQQKLESITDMKAFVDNYPQFKKMSGTVSKHVTVVGELSRLVSERQLMEVSEVEQELACQNDHSNAQQSVRRLLQNPRLSELDAVRLVMLYALRYERHSSSILPALMDELSRRGVSERHRRMVKSVVEYGGKRVRGSDLITPTDAVAITKQFFKGLSGVENVYTQHQPLLHDTLDQLIKGRLKDSQFPYLGASSLRDRPQDIIVFLIGGATYEEALTVYNLNRSTPGVRIVLGGSSIHNTKSFLEEVMLTTGHSGDRAQGSGRHGNRR, via the exons ATGAACGTGACGCTCGCGGTGAAGCAGTACATCTCCAAGATGATCGAGAACAGCGGGCCCGGGATGAAGGTGCTGCTCATGGACAGAGAGACG accagTATAGTGAGCGTGGTGTACACTCAGTCAGAGATCCTGCAGAGGGAGGTTTACCTGTTTGAACGGATCGACTCTCAGAACAGAGACAACATGAAACACCTGAAGGCCATCTGCTTCCTCAGACCCACCAAG GAGAATGTGGAACACCTGATCCAGGAGCTGAGGAGGCCAAAGTACAGCGTCTACTTCATCT acttCAGTAATGTGATCAGCAAGAGTGAGATCAAAGCTctggctgaggctgatgaacagGAAGTGGTGGCTGAAGTCCAG gagttTTATGGAGATTTCATCGCTGTGAATCCTCACGTGTTCTCCCTCAACCTGCAAGGAGTCGCCAGG ggTCGGAGCTGGGAGTCCTCCATGTTGTCTCGGTGTACTCAGGGTTTGACCTCCGTCCTGCTCGCTCTGAAGAAATGTCCAATGATCCGCTACCAGCTGTCCTCTGACATGTCCAAACGCCTCGGCGAGAGCGTCAAG CAAATCATCACAAAGGAGTACGAGCTGTTTGACTTCAGGAAGACTGAagttcctcctctgctgctgatccTCGACCGCAGTGACGACGCCATCACACCTCTGCTCAACCAG TGGACGTACCAGGCAATGGTCCACGAGCTGCTGGGTCTGAACAACAACAGGATCGACCTCTCCAGAGTGCCGGGGATCAGTAAAGACCTGAGGGAGGTGGTTCTGTCCGCGGAGAACGACGAGTTCTATGCTAAC aactTGTACCTGAACTTCGGGGAAATCGGCACCAACATTAAAAACCTGATGGAAGATTTCCAGAAGAAAAGACCGAAAGGACAACAGAAGCTGGAGTCCATCACTGACATgaag GCGTTTGTAGATAACTACCCTCAGTTTAAGAAGATGTCGGGCACCGTGTCTAAACATGTGACGGTGGTGGGGGAGTTGTCTCGGTTGGTGTCGGAGCGTCAGCTGATGGAGGTGTCAGAGGTGGAGCAGGAGCTGGCCTGTCAGAACGACCACTCCAACGCTCAGCAG agCGTTCGTCGGCTGCTGCAGAATCCTCGTCTGTCCGAGTTGGACGCCGTCCGTCTCGTCATGCTTTACGCTCTGAGATACGAacgccacagcagcagcatcctccCGGCTCTGATGGACGAGCTGAGCCGGAGAGGAGTTTCTGAACGACACCGCAGG ATGGTGAAGTCAGTGGTGGAGTACGGAGGGAAGAGAGTCAGAGGAAGTGACCTCATCACACCGACAGATGCCGTCGCCATCACCAAGCAGTTCTTCAAAGGCCTctcg GGTGTAGAGAACGTGTACACTCAGCATCAGCCTCTCCTTCACGACACTCTGGATCAGCTGATTAAAGGTCGACTGAAGGACAGTCAGTTCCCTTACCTGGGAGCCAGCAGCCTCAgagacag GCCTCAAGACATCATTGTGTTTCTGATTGGTGGAGCCACGTATGAAGAAGCTCTGACTGTTTACAACCTGAACCGCAGCACACCTGGAGTCCGCATCGTCCTGGGAGGAAGCAGCATCCACAACACCAAGAg